From the genome of Mugil cephalus isolate CIBA_MC_2020 chromosome 2, CIBA_Mcephalus_1.1, whole genome shotgun sequence, one region includes:
- the LOC125003886 gene encoding histone H3-like: MARTKQTARKSTGGKAPRKQLATKAARKSAPATGGVKKPHRYRPGTVALREIRRYQKSTELLIRKLPFQRLVREIAQDFKTDLRFQSSAVMALQEASEAYLVGLFEDTNLSIVLKMSGRGKGGKGLGKGGAKRHRKVLRDNIQGITKPAIRRLARRGGVKRISGLIYEETRGVLKVFLENVIRDAVTYTEHAKRKTVTAMDVVYALKRQGRTLYGFGG; the protein is encoded by the exons atggCAAGAACCAAGCAGACCGCTCGTAAGTCCACCGGAGGCAAAGCCCCCAGGAAGCAGCTGGCCACCAAGGCTGCCCGTAAGAGCGCCCCGGCCACCGGCGGCGTCAAGAAGCCTCATCGTTACAGGCCCGGTACCGTGGCTCTCAGAGAGATCCGTCGCTACCAGAAATCCACCGAGCTGCTCATCCGCAAGCTCCCTTTCCAGCGCCTGGTCCGTGAAATCGCTCAGGACTTCAAGACCGACCTGCGCTTCCAGAGCTCCGCTGTCATGGCTCTGCAGGAGGCCAGCGAGGCTTACCTGGTCGGTCTCTTCGAGGACACCAACCT tagtatagtat TAAAGATGAGTGGAAGAGGAAAAGGCGGCAAAGGGCTCGGAAAAGGAGGCGCCAAGCGTCATCGTAAAGTTCTCCGTGACAACATCCAGGGAATCACTAAGCCCGCTATCCGGCGTTTAGCTCGCCGCGGTGGAGTCAAGCGTATCTCCGGTCTGATCTACGAGGAGACCCGCGGTGTGTTGAAGGTTTTCCTGGAGAACGTTATCCGTGATGCCGTCACCTACACCGAGCACGCTAAGAGAAAGACCGTGACTGCCATGGATGTGGTCTATGCTCTCAAGAGGCAGGGACGCACTCTCTACGGCTTCGGAGGTTAA
- the LOC125003871 gene encoding histone H1-like, with protein sequence MAEVAPAPAPVPAKATKKKASKPKKVGPTVSELIVKSVAASKERSGVSAAALKKALAAGGYDVDKNKARVKTAIKSLVTKGTLVQTKGTGASGSFKINKKVESKTKKPVKKAAPKAKKPVVVKKPKTAAAKKPAAAAKKSPKKVKKPPAVKKAAKSPKKATKSPKQAAKSPKKVVKKAPAAKKAPAKKVAKPKVKKAAPKKK encoded by the coding sequence ATGGCAGAAGTAGCTCCAGCTCCGGCCCCCGTTCCGGCTAAAGCCACCAAGAAGAAGGCGTCCAAACCGAAAAAGGTCGGTCCCACCGTCAGCGAGCTGATCGTTAAATCTGTGGCCGCTTCCAAGGAGCGGAGCGGCGTCTCTGCAGCCGCCCTCAAGAAGGCTCTGGCTGCCGGCGGCTACGACGTGGATAAGAACAAGGCCCGCGTGAAGACCGCCATCAAGAGCCTGGTGACCAAGGGGACTCTGGTCCAGACCAAGGGAACAGGGGCCTCCGGATCCTTCAAGATCAACAAGAAGGTCGAAAGCAAGACTAAGAAACCCGTCAAGAAAGCTGCTCCTAAAGCCAAGAAGCCCGTAGTGGTTAAAAAGCCGAAGACTGCAGCAGCCAAGAAGCCCGCAGCAGCTGCTAAGAAATCTCCCAAGAAAGTCAAGAAACCACCAGCAGTAAAGAAGGCTGCCAAGAGCCCCAAGAAGGCCACAAAGAGTCCTAAGCAGGCTGCCAAGAGCCCCAAGAAGGTGGTCAAGAAGGCCCCTGCAGCCAAGAAAGCCCCCGCTAAGAAGGTAGCCAAGCCTAAAGTCAAGAAGGCAGCACCCAAGAAGAAGTGA
- the LOC125003876 gene encoding histone H3 yields the protein MARTKQTARKSTGGKAPRKQLATKAARKSAPATGGVKKPHRYRPGTVALREIRRYQKSTELLIRKLPFQRLVREIAQDFKTDLRFQSSAVMALQEASEAYLVGLFEDTNLCAIHAKRVTIMPKDIQLARRIRGERA from the coding sequence atggCAAGAACCAAGCAGACCGCTCGTAAGTCCACCGGAGGCAAAGCCCCCAGGAAGCAGCTGGCCACCAAGGCTGCCCGTAAGAGCGCCCCGGCCACCGGCGGCGTCAAGAAGCCTCATCGTTACAGGCCCGGTACCGTGGCTCTCAGAGAGATCCGTCGCTACCAGAAATCCACCGAGCTGCTCATCCGCAAGCTGCCCTTCCAGCGCCTGGTCCGTGAAATCGCTCAGGACTTCAAGACCGACCTGCGCTTCCAGAGCTCCGCTGTCATGGCTCTGCAGGAGGCCAGCGAGGCTTACCTGGTCGGTCTCTTCGAGGACACCAACCTGTGCGCCATCCACGCCAAGAGGGTCACCATCATGCCTAAAGACATTCAGCTGGCTCGTCGCATCCGTGGAGAGAGAGCTTAA
- the LOC125003877 gene encoding histone H2A-like, producing MSGRGKTGGKARAKAKTRSSRAGLQFPVGRVHRLLRKGNYAERVGAGAPVYLAAVLEYLTAEILELAGNAARDNKKTRIIPRHLQLAVRNDEELNKLLGGVTIAQGGVLPNIQAVLLPKKTEKPAKK from the coding sequence ATGAGCGGCCGCGGAAAAACCGGAGGAAAAGCCAGAGCTAAGGCCAAGACCCGCTCTTCCCGTGCAGGACTCCAGTTCCCTGTGGGCCGTGTTCACAGGCTGCTGCGTAAAGGCAACTATGCGGAGCGTGTTGGTGCCGGCGCCCCCGTCTACCTGGCGGCTGTGCTGGAGTACCTGACCGCTGAGATCCTGGAGTTGGCTGGAAACGCTGCCCGCGATAACAAGAAGACCCGTATCATCCCCCGTCACCTGCAGCTGGCTGTCCGCAACGACGAGGAGCTCAACAAGCTGCTTGGCGGAGTCACCATCGCTCAGGGCGGCGTGTTGCCCAACATCCAGGCCGTTCTTCTGCCCAAGAAGACCGAGAAGCCCGCCAAGAAGTAA
- the LOC125003879 gene encoding histone H2B 1/2-like yields the protein MPDPVKAPKKGSKKAVSKSVSKTGKKKRKTRKESYAIYVYKVLKQVHPDTGISSKAMGIMNSFVSDIFERIAGESSRLAHYNKRSTITSREIQTAVRLLLPGELAKHAVSEGTKAVTKYTSSK from the coding sequence ATGCCTGATCCAGTCAAAGCACCAAAGAAGGGCTCCAAGAAAGCCGTCTCTAAGAGCGTGTCTAAGACCggcaagaagaagagaaagaccagGAAGGAGAGTTACGCCATCTACGTGTACAAGGTGCTGAAACAGGTCCACCCTGACACCGGTATCTCCTCCAAGGCCATGGGCATCATGAACTCGTTCGTCAGCGATATCTTTGAGCGGATCGCCGGTGAGTCCTCTCGCCTTGCTCACTATAACAAGCgctccaccatcacctccaggGAGATCCAGACCGCCGTCCGTCTTCTGCTGCCCGGTGAGCTGGCCAAGCACGCCGTGTCTGAGGGAACCAAGGCCGTCACCAAGTACACCAGCTCCAAGTAA